Proteins encoded together in one Bacillota bacterium window:
- a CDS encoding ABC transporter permease, whose translation MGGLKRFSRRYGRNRVAVFGAAVLFLEILVAVLAPWLAPHDPTKLQLGSVLLPPGTPGHMLGTDEFGMDVSSRLIYGARISLTVGVVVVSISAALGIILGALAGYYGGWVDTLVMRAVDLLLAFPFFVLAIAIMAVLGPSLYNAMIALGVIGWTGYARIVRGQFLALREKEFVEGARSAGCSDLYIIVRHMLPNSWAPIIVQATLGLGGAILSASGLSFLGMGAQPPTPEWGAMLSTGQYYIRRAPWLTTYPGLAIMVTVLALNFVGDGLRDALDPRLKT comes from the coding sequence ATGGGCGGCTTGAAACGGTTCTCCAGGCGGTACGGCCGCAACCGGGTGGCGGTGTTCGGGGCTGCCGTGCTGTTCCTGGAAATCCTGGTGGCTGTTCTGGCACCCTGGCTGGCACCGCACGATCCCACGAAGCTGCAACTGGGCAGCGTCCTCTTGCCGCCGGGTACGCCCGGGCATATGCTGGGCACGGACGAATTCGGCATGGACGTCTCCAGCCGCCTGATTTACGGTGCCCGCATATCGCTGACCGTGGGCGTGGTGGTGGTATCGATCTCTGCTGCCCTGGGCATCATCCTGGGCGCGCTGGCGGGTTACTACGGGGGATGGGTGGACACGCTGGTGATGCGGGCGGTCGACCTGCTCCTGGCGTTTCCCTTTTTTGTCCTGGCCATCGCCATCATGGCCGTTCTGGGGCCGAGTCTTTACAACGCCATGATAGCCCTGGGGGTGATCGGCTGGACGGGTTATGCGCGCATCGTGCGCGGGCAGTTCCTGGCCTTGCGGGAGAAGGAGTTCGTGGAGGGGGCGCGGTCGGCCGGGTGCAGCGACCTCTACATCATCGTGAGGCACATGCTGCCGAACAGCTGGGCGCCCATTATCGTGCAGGCCACTCTGGGTCTCGGGGGAGCTATTCTATCGGCTTCGGGTCTCAGCTTCCTGGGTATGGGGGCTCAGCCCCCCACTCCCGAATGGGGAGCCATGTTGAGCACCGGGCAGTACTACATCCGGCGGGCTCCCTGGCTGACGACCTACCCGGGTCTCGCCATCATGGTGACAGTTCTGGCGCTCAACTTCGTGGGTGACGGCCTGCGTGACGCCCTTGACCCCCGCCTCAAGACGTAG
- a CDS encoding hydantoinase/oxoprolinase family protein: protein MTYRLGIDVGGTNTDAVVLDEVDRPVAKAKSPTTPDVTSGIVRVLGKVLGQGLVDPRQVAYAMLGTTHCTNAIVERRRLTPVAIVRIGRPATAAVQPLTGWPEDLASVCGRYVYLVRGGHEYDGREIAPLDEKEVARACREVRGKVGSLAICSVFSPVSSAHELRAAEIAREELGGVHISLSHEIGSIGLLERENATVLNSAVSGVAGQVAAAFEQALRERGIEARTYFGQNDGTLMAVDYAVRYPIFTVACGPTNSIRGAAFLSGLRDAVVLDVGGTTTDVGVLANRFPRESSVAVEIGGVRTNFRMPDLISIGLGGGSIVRLGAGTGAGPGGRSGGGLTVGPDSVGYLLEEKAVVFGGDVLTATDVAVKLGLIDLGDPSRLSVLDRTTAQGAHARMVSMMEDALDRVKTSPQTVPVVAVGGGSILIPDRLAGASEVVRPQHFEVANAIGAAIAQVSGQVERIFSLAGMGREEALEEARRMARDEAVRAGADPATVEIVEVDDVPLAYLPGNATRIRVKAAGSLAG, encoded by the coding sequence GTGACTTACCGACTGGGCATCGACGTGGGGGGCACCAACACCGACGCCGTGGTGCTGGACGAAGTCGACCGGCCGGTGGCGAAGGCCAAGAGCCCCACGACCCCTGACGTAACCTCGGGCATCGTGCGGGTTCTGGGAAAGGTGCTGGGCCAGGGGCTGGTTGACCCCCGCCAGGTCGCGTACGCCATGCTGGGGACCACCCACTGCACCAACGCGATAGTGGAGCGCAGGCGCCTCACGCCGGTTGCCATCGTGCGCATCGGCCGGCCGGCGACGGCGGCGGTGCAACCGCTTACCGGGTGGCCGGAGGACCTGGCATCTGTGTGTGGCCGGTACGTCTACCTGGTGCGCGGAGGCCACGAGTACGACGGGCGCGAAATCGCCCCGCTGGACGAGAAAGAGGTAGCCCGTGCCTGCCGGGAAGTGAGGGGCAAGGTGGGATCACTGGCCATCTGCTCGGTGTTCTCACCGGTGAGTTCCGCCCACGAGCTGCGGGCGGCTGAGATAGCCCGCGAGGAATTGGGCGGGGTGCATATCTCACTATCCCATGAGATAGGCAGCATCGGCCTGCTCGAGCGGGAAAACGCCACCGTGCTCAACAGCGCCGTGTCCGGGGTGGCCGGCCAGGTGGCAGCCGCGTTCGAGCAAGCCCTGAGGGAAAGGGGCATTGAAGCCCGTACCTACTTCGGGCAGAACGACGGCACCCTGATGGCGGTGGATTATGCTGTGCGGTATCCGATCTTCACCGTGGCCTGCGGGCCCACCAACAGCATCCGGGGGGCAGCGTTCCTGTCCGGGCTGCGGGACGCAGTCGTGCTGGACGTGGGAGGGACCACCACCGACGTGGGAGTGCTGGCCAACCGCTTCCCGCGGGAGTCGTCGGTGGCAGTCGAGATCGGCGGGGTGCGCACCAACTTCCGTATGCCCGACCTTATCTCCATAGGCCTGGGCGGAGGGAGCATCGTGCGTCTCGGGGCCGGGACAGGAGCCGGGCCGGGGGGCCGGTCGGGGGGCGGGCTTACGGTGGGACCGGACAGCGTGGGTTACCTGCTGGAGGAGAAGGCGGTGGTTTTCGGGGGCGACGTCCTCACCGCCACCGACGTGGCGGTGAAGCTGGGGCTGATTGACCTGGGTGACCCGTCCCGGTTGAGCGTGCTCGACCGGACGACCGCGCAGGGGGCCCACGCCCGCATGGTGAGCATGATGGAGGACGCCCTGGATCGCGTGAAGACAAGCCCCCAGACCGTGCCGGTCGTCGCCGTGGGGGGAGGCAGTATCCTCATCCCGGATCGCCTGGCGGGGGCGTCGGAGGTGGTGCGTCCCCAGCACTTCGAGGTGGCCAATGCCATCGGGGCTGCCATTGCCCAGGTGAGCGGACAGGTCGAGCGCATTTTCTCGCTGGCCGGGATGGGACGGGAAGAGGCTCTGGAAGAGGCCAGGCGGATGGCCAGGGATGAAGCGGTGAGGGCGGGAGCCGATCCCGCCACCGTAGAAATCGTGGAAGTGGACGACGTCCCGCTCGCCTACCTGCCAGGGAACGCGACCCGCATCCGGGTGAAGGCAGCTGGCAGCCTGGCCGGATAA
- a CDS encoding ABC transporter substrate-binding protein, translating to MRLKKGLRLIVVGVVLLGLLGSAGACRQSEPQAQKTGKEGGTLIVGNPYGPTTFDPAYCTEQGGIDVIMLVFDSLIAHDDKYQIMPQLAESWESPDPVTWVFHLRKGVKWQDDNEVFPKGKAPEVTADDVKYTIERLLNPETKSTRASLVKQVDKVEAVDKYTVKITTKQPDAFFLDNLASVFIVNQQVIEKLGKDRFAKNPIGSGPFKFVEFVPDSHVKLRRNEAYFVKPYLDELTVKIIPDQNVLLVSLESGDVGLDRLLPSPEIPRIKSDSRYVTYPGPLRAYRYAAFNCKNPLFTDVRVRKAIAMALDLDSAIKAIFPEGVAERAYGPVPPNIVGHDPSLKDLWKYDPEGAKALLKEAGWKQGSDGLWVKDGKKLTFTIKAPSQDPNRSKFAVIMSEQLKAIGVKAEVQLLEWGTLISDMDSGNTDMYIVGGFSGPSGMIFLFHSRNQGSAGNASFYSNPQVDELLDRGAVTVDRAEREAIWKQAQRIVVQDFVHIPLYHEAWFGAHSTKVQDFMPDWGFVTVKNNTWLQKD from the coding sequence ATGAGACTGAAGAAGGGCTTGCGGCTTATTGTAGTGGGTGTGGTTTTGCTCGGACTCCTCGGGTCCGCCGGGGCGTGCAGGCAGAGCGAGCCGCAGGCGCAGAAGACCGGGAAGGAGGGCGGCACCCTCATTGTGGGAAACCCATACGGGCCCACCACCTTTGACCCGGCCTACTGCACGGAGCAGGGCGGCATCGACGTGATTATGCTAGTATTCGATTCCCTAATTGCGCACGACGACAAGTACCAGATCATGCCCCAGCTTGCCGAGTCGTGGGAAAGCCCCGACCCGGTCACCTGGGTTTTCCATCTCCGGAAAGGGGTCAAGTGGCAGGACGATAATGAGGTCTTCCCGAAGGGGAAGGCCCCTGAGGTGACAGCCGACGACGTGAAGTACACTATCGAACGTCTGCTCAACCCCGAAACCAAGTCTACCCGTGCTTCCCTGGTGAAGCAGGTGGACAAGGTTGAGGCGGTGGACAAGTACACCGTCAAGATCACCACCAAGCAACCGGATGCTTTCTTCCTGGACAACCTGGCCTCGGTCTTCATCGTCAACCAGCAGGTCATCGAGAAGCTGGGCAAGGACCGCTTCGCCAAGAATCCGATCGGCAGTGGCCCCTTCAAGTTCGTGGAGTTCGTCCCCGACAGCCACGTCAAGCTGCGTCGTAACGAAGCCTACTTCGTGAAGCCGTACCTGGACGAGCTCACGGTGAAGATCATCCCCGACCAGAACGTCCTCCTGGTGTCGCTTGAGTCGGGGGACGTGGGACTGGACCGGCTGCTGCCCTCGCCTGAGATCCCCCGCATCAAGTCGGACAGCAGGTACGTCACCTACCCGGGTCCGTTGCGCGCGTACCGGTACGCTGCCTTCAACTGCAAGAACCCCCTCTTCACGGACGTCCGGGTGCGCAAAGCGATAGCGATGGCGCTTGACCTGGACAGTGCCATCAAGGCCATTTTCCCCGAAGGCGTGGCGGAAAGGGCTTACGGGCCGGTCCCGCCCAACATCGTCGGGCACGATCCTTCGCTGAAGGACCTCTGGAAGTACGACCCCGAGGGAGCGAAGGCCCTGCTCAAAGAGGCCGGCTGGAAGCAGGGATCTGACGGCCTGTGGGTGAAGGATGGAAAGAAGCTTACCTTCACCATCAAGGCGCCTTCTCAAGATCCCAATCGCTCCAAGTTCGCCGTGATCATGTCCGAGCAGCTCAAGGCGATCGGGGTCAAGGCCGAAGTGCAGCTCCTGGAATGGGGGACGCTCATTTCGGACATGGACAGCGGCAATACGGACATGTATATCGTGGGCGGATTCAGCGGCCCCAGCGGCATGATATTCCTGTTCCACAGCCGGAACCAGGGGTCGGCGGGAAACGCATCATTCTACTCCAACCCCCAGGTGGACGAGTTGCTCGACCGCGGCGCAGTGACGGTGGACAGGGCTGAGCGGGAAGCGATCTGGAAGCAGGCCCAGCGCATCGTGGTGCAGGATTTCGTGCATATCCCGCTCTACCACGAGGCGTGGTTCGGTGCGCACTCCACCAAGGTCCAGGACTTCATGCCCGACTGGGGGTTCGTCACGGTCAAGAACAACACGTGGCTTCAGAAAGACTGA
- a CDS encoding ABC transporter permease: MAQFIGRRFLLLIPLLLAISFLVFSMVHLAPGDPVALMLRQTEQTVGTEEIAKLRQELGLNDPMAVQYGRFLWRALHGDLGKSIFTGQDVFETMVQRMPATLTLALSSMLVSTLVAVPVGVISATRQYSLIDHMALGGALVGVSMPSFWLGLMLILLFSLRLGILPAAGMAQLKDGLIPFLRHLILPSVTLGLGMAALITRLTRSSMLEVVRQDYIRTARAKGLGERSVIYKHALKNALIPVVTVMGLQFGGLLGGAVIVETIFGWPGMGRQAVASIMRRDFPMIQGNVLLMCTLFVLVNLLVDISYTFLDPRIRAERMH; encoded by the coding sequence ATGGCACAGTTCATTGGTCGTCGCTTCTTGTTGCTGATCCCGTTATTGCTCGCCATCTCGTTCCTGGTGTTTTCCATGGTCCATCTCGCCCCGGGTGATCCCGTTGCCCTCATGTTACGCCAGACCGAGCAGACGGTGGGCACGGAGGAGATTGCCAAGCTGAGGCAGGAACTCGGGCTGAACGACCCCATGGCGGTGCAGTACGGGCGCTTCTTGTGGCGGGCACTGCATGGCGACCTGGGCAAGTCTATTTTCACGGGCCAGGACGTGTTTGAGACCATGGTGCAGAGGATGCCCGCCACCCTGACGCTCGCTCTATCCAGCATGCTGGTCTCGACCCTGGTGGCCGTGCCGGTGGGGGTGATCTCGGCCACCAGACAATACTCCCTGATCGACCACATGGCCCTGGGCGGGGCCCTCGTGGGGGTGTCGATGCCGAGCTTCTGGCTGGGCCTGATGCTCATCCTGTTGTTTTCGTTGCGCCTGGGGATACTCCCCGCGGCGGGTATGGCCCAACTGAAAGACGGGTTGATCCCTTTCCTCCGGCACCTGATCCTGCCCTCGGTTACCCTGGGGCTGGGGATGGCGGCCCTCATAACCCGGCTGACGAGGTCGAGCATGCTGGAAGTGGTGCGGCAGGACTACATCCGCACCGCCCGGGCCAAGGGCCTGGGCGAGCGGAGCGTGATCTACAAGCATGCCCTGAAGAATGCGCTCATTCCCGTGGTTACCGTCATGGGGCTGCAGTTCGGGGGGTTGTTGGGGGGCGCAGTGATCGTGGAAACCATATTCGGCTGGCCTGGAATGGGCAGACAGGCAGTTGCTTCCATTATGAGGAGGGACTTCCCCATGATCCAGGGGAACGTGCTCCTCATGTGCACTCTGTTCGTCCTGGTCAATCTGCTGGTGGACATCTCGTACACGTTCCTGGATCCCCGCATCCGGGCAGAAAGGATGCACTAG